A genomic region of Caenorhabditis elegans chromosome V contains the following coding sequences:
- the K06H6.2 gene encoding Methyltransferase FkbM domain-containing protein (Confirmed by transcript evidence), which yields MYHNSNAGSLSILMLFILILISISNYLSFNKIEQKLEPKLAPEPAFDPIALYDSLPSKELRKNALKSAENNRKELLIASKQDQHKTFYNAVKMEAYCAVKERIGGNGDGGKLVCNPKLVKEDCTLLSLGLHNQIGYDGHIYNVTGKQCKILGADKDPQNPKTQTSYEKMNGQIFVGKIPDELTLPSMLQQSGRNEVELLKIDIEGGEFTGLEPLISEHFVCQIFIEVHGTPAEHLSMLRMMSKYGFRLFSLEENPYCVRCCEYSLINELCMAQFGVVPLGNVIPEINK from the exons ATGTACCACAACTCAAACGCGGGCTCATTAAGCATTCTGATGCTTTTCATATTGATActgatttcaatttcaaactatttaagtttcaataaaattg aacaaaaattggaaccAAAACTAGCGCCTGAACCAGCTTTTGACCCTATTGCACTCTACGACTCGCTACCGTCGAAGGAGCTCCGGAAAAATGCGCTGAAATCGGCGgaaaacaatagaaaagaGCTATTGATTGCGTCGAAACAAGATCAGCATAAAACTTTCTACAATGCAGTGAAAATGGAGGCCTATTGTGCTGTAAAAGAAAGAATTGGAGGAAACGGAGACGGTGGAAAACTTGTATGTAATCCGAAGTTGGTGAAGGAGGACTGCAC tttactCTCACTCGGTCTGCACAATCAAATTGGCTACGACGGTCACATTTATAATGTCACCGGAAAACAGTGCAAAATTCTCGGTGCTGACAAG GACCCTCAAAACCCCAAAACTCAAACCTCCTACGAAAAAATGAACGGTCAaatttttgtcggaaaaattcCCGACGAACTCACACTTCCCTCAATGCTCCAGCAGTCGGGGAGAAATGAGGTGGAGCTGCTGAAAATCGACATCGAAGGAGGAGAGTTCACCGGGTTGGAGCCGCTGATCAGTGAACATTTTGTGTGCCAG ATCTTCATCGAAGTGCACGGGACGCCAGCTGAGCACCTGTCAATGCTCCGAATGATGTCAAA GTATGGCTTCCGTTTGTTCAGCCTTGAGGAAAATCCATATTGTGTGAGATGCTGTGAATATAGTCTTATCAACGAGCTCTGTATGGCCCAATTCGGAGTAGTGCCGCTGGGAAATGTGATACCGGAAATCAACAAAtag